A window of the Cryptomeria japonica unplaced genomic scaffold, Sugi_1.0 HiC_scaffold_13, whole genome shotgun sequence genome harbors these coding sequences:
- the LOC131057686 gene encoding protein MNN4-like, with amino-acid sequence MAASSEKTAPSNNRQGGGNNEIVEVFSIPISTKKRKRGEESKNERHTSSKGKEKQEKPTPASAAKKVRFQEEVTTETKEIDERENSILKRRKESSLVENDKKKDEGKEKHSSVEVLDHIHTKNMIEGCVKSMISEAKQEFGKENKSIMDAFQNKARQGNEKQAQRVSLLQAQG; translated from the exons ATGGCGGCTTCTTCAGAGAAAACCGCGCCATCAAATAATAGGCAGGGCGGAGGGAACAATGAAATTGTTGAGGTTTTTTCAATACCCATTTCAACGAAGAAGCGCAAGAGAGGAGAGGAGTCGAAAAATGAGAGGCATACAAGTAGCAAAGGCAAGGAGAAACAAGAAAAACCTACACCCGCCTCCGCTGCAAAGAAAGTCAGATTCCAGGAGGAGGTAACAACTgagaccaaagaaattgatgaaagGGAAAACAGCATTTTGAAAAGGAGAAAAGAGAGCAGTCTGGTGGAGAATGATAAAAAAAAAGATGAAGGGAAAGAAAAACACTCAAGTGTTGAG GTGCTGGATCACATTCACACCAAGAATATGATTGAGGGGTGTGTGAAATCTATGATAAGTGAAGCAAAACAAGAATTTGGGAAAGAGAACAAGAGTATTATGGATGCCTTTCAAAATAAGGCGAGACAAGGAAATGAGAAGCAAGCGCAAAGGGTCAGCCTCTTACAAGCACAGGGCTGA